Proteins encoded within one genomic window of Eleutherodactylus coqui strain aEleCoq1 chromosome 1, aEleCoq1.hap1, whole genome shotgun sequence:
- the LOC136596229 gene encoding uncharacterized protein: MVWMLTHSLRTLPSRSDFSQPSGSDFSQPSRSDFSQASGSDFSQASGSDFSQASGSDFSQASGSDFSQPSGSDFSQASGSDFSQPSGSDFSQASGSDFSQASGSDFSQASGSDYSQASGSDFSQPSGSDFSQASGSDFSQASGSDFSQPSGRDFSQPSGRDFSQPSGSDFSQPSGSDFSKPPGSNFSKPSRSNLMVNKAFSSMVAYHVRKQK; the protein is encoded by the coding sequence atggTGTGGATGCTCACTCACAGCCTAAGAACACTGCCATCCAGGAGCGACTTCTCCCAGCCATCCGGGAgcgacttctcccaaccatccaggagcgacTTCTCCCAAGCATCTGGGAGCGACTTCTCCCAAGCATCTGGGAGCGACTTCTCCCAAGCATCTGGGAGCGACTTCTCCCAAGCATCTGGGAgcgacttctcccaaccatccgggAGCGACTTCTCCCAAGCATCTGGGAgcgacttctcccaaccatctggGAGCGACTTCTCCCAAGCATCTGGGAGCGACTTCTCCCAAGCATCTGGGAGCGACTTCTCCCAAGCATCTGGGAGCGACTACTCCCAAGCATCTGGGAgcgacttctcccaaccatccgggAGCGACTTCTCCCAAGCATCCGGGAGCGACTTCTCCCAAGCATCCGGGAgcgacttctcccaaccatccgggagagacttctcccaaccatccgggagagacttctcccaaccatccgggagcgacttctcccaaccatccgggAGCGACTTCTCCAAACCACCCGGGAGCAACTTCtccaaaccatccaggagcaatctGATGGTGAACAAGGCTTTCTCCAGCATGGTGGCTTACCATGTCAGAAAGCAAAAGTGA